The following proteins are encoded in a genomic region of Cuculus canorus isolate bCucCan1 chromosome 21, bCucCan1.pri, whole genome shotgun sequence:
- the RNF186 gene encoding E3 ubiquitin-protein ligase RNF186, with product MHTVGIKQHIKGARSSASPSATGRQTAPRFISMEKSTDKGNRSAAPRVPQAEKDSPAPAAEGAAGMSRAGALPENAADMKRLGFTEECVKEKERSLGTERGSPDAFKPAVLERDCPDLKPLVMLMNKTSPEAGGFEMNHQCSSTTPIDMDCLICFNKYNIYRVPKLLNCQHAFCAVCLKLILRKEESAWIITCPLCRKATSVSGGLIRTLQNKEDIMEHLENPSSNPEVHISAIGLDNWTQSSQDILYRDENAPADNRLAVQRLALLLLLVVILTIIILPFTYLGLVKWVICLMLALGLALSVVLCCTPKFYWRGNSDSHKETHIAAIA from the coding sequence ATGCATACAGTGGGAATAAAGCAACATATAAAAGGAGCCAGAAGCTCAGCAAGTCCTTCAGCTACAGGAAGACAAACGGCACCGAGGTTTATCTCCATGGAGAAATCCACTGACAAGGGAAACAGATCAGCAGCTCCCAGAGTACCACAGGCTGAAAAGGACAGCCCTGCGCCTGCTGCGGAAGGTGCTGCAGGAATGAGCAGAGCAGGGGCCCTGCCAGAAAATGCTGCAGACATGAAGAGGCTGGGATTTACTGAAGAatgtgttaaagaaaaagagaggtcTTTGGGCACCGAGAGAGGCAGTCCTGATGCCTTCAAACCAGCAGTTTTGGAAAGAGACTGTCCAGACTTAAAGCCTCTCGTGATGCTAATGAACAAAACCTCTCCTGAAGCAGGAGGTTTTGAAATGAACCACCAGTGTTCAAGCACAACACCTATCGACATGGACTGCCTCATTTGCTTCAACAAGTACAACATCTACAGGGTACCAAAGCTCCTGAACTGCCAGCATGCATTCTGCGCTGTCTGCCTCAAGCTTATCCTCAGAAAGGAGGAGAGTGCCTGGATCATCACCTGCCCGCTGTGCAGAAAAGCCACTTCTGTGTCAGGAGGACTTATCCGCacacttcaaaacaaagaagacaTCATGGAGCACTTGGAAAACCCCAGTTCCAATCCTGAGGTACACATCTCTGCCATAGGGCTGGACAATTGGACTCAGAGCAGCCAGGACATCTTATACAGAGATGAAAACGCTCCAGCAGACAACAGACTGGCTGTCCAGAGACTTgcgctgctcctgctgctggtggtgattCTCACCATCATCATCCTCCCATTTACATACTTGGGGCTGGTCAAATGGGTAATTTGTCTTATGCTTGCATTGGGGTTGGCCTTGTCTGTGGTGCTTTGCTGCACTCCTAAATTCTACTGGAGAGGTAATAGCGACTCGCACAAAGAGACCCACATCGCTGCTATTGCCTGA